One window of the Choristoneura fumiferana chromosome 18, NRCan_CFum_1, whole genome shotgun sequence genome contains the following:
- the LOC141437621 gene encoding uncharacterized protein: MSVSGTSTECACTAPSEDSSPPLTPACQCPRDDHDIVVHDEMCLLYKNETMIYQEPGECDCCLCPLDKCRCMKAGRRDGVASATWAPCQPCWNRHTRSCRSSRPRSSTSSRRKNAIAEEEILNLRDELRLSKLGYEKDLETIYRDDHDTNAQRSLIEEYEATLAQNTADRTAMERRAREANERYKQAKQKLEQDTNAEREATEELEALTSLCRQLEAWREETESELTVSQRMSDKMRAEKKAMADEKRELDMVIYGNNNWQMHKRRWQ, from the exons ATGTCGGTATCAGGGACGTCGACGGAGTGCGCCTGCACAGCCCCGAGCGAGGACTCTTCGCCGCCCTTGACCCCGGCGTGTCAGTGCCCGCGCGATGACCATGATATCGTCGTGCACGATGAGATGTGCTTGCTGTACAAGAATGAGACTATGATATATCAA GAGCCAGGAGAGTGTGACTGCTGCCTTTGTCCGTTGGACAAGTGCCGCTGCATGAAAGCCGGGCGCCGAG ATGGCGTGGCAAGCGCGACATGGGCGCCCTGCCAGCCGTGCTGGAATCGACACACCCGCTCATGCAGAAGTTCCAGGCCACGCTCAAGCACTTCCTCGAGAAGGAAAAATGCTATCGCCGAGGAGGAGATACTTAACTTG cGTGATGAACTTCGTTTAAGCAAGTTAGGATACGAAAAGGATTTGGAAACCATTTACCGCGACGACCACGACACCAACGCTCAACGg TCTCTGATAGAAGAATACGAGGCGACGCTTGCGCAGAACACGGCGGACCGCACGGCGAtggagcggcgcgcgcgcgagGCCAACGAGCGCTACAAGCAGGCTAAGCAGAAGCTGGAACAGGACACTAACGCGG AACGTGAGGCTACTGAAGAGCTGGAGGCGCTGACTTCACTGTGCCGGCAGCTGGAGGCGTGGCGCGAGGAGACGGAGTCAGAGTTGACCGTCAGCCAGCGCATGTCAGACAAGATGCGCGCCGAGAAGAAAGCCATGGCCGATGAGAAGCGGGAACTG GATATGGTGATCTACGG aaataataATTGGCAAATGCACAAGCGTCGCTGGCAGTaa